Within Triticum dicoccoides isolate Atlit2015 ecotype Zavitan chromosome 1B, WEW_v2.0, whole genome shotgun sequence, the genomic segment caaaaaatttgtcttagattcgtctagatacggatgtatctaatactaaaacatgacttgatacatccgtatttagataaatctaagacaagaattttgggacggagggagtacataaaagCATGGTCCTGTTTAACAAAACTTGGTCGTGTAGGTATTACAGTGCAAATGTAGCTCAACTAAAAGGCTATTAAAACGGTGTCCTTGTTTGCCTCTCTTCCCACGCTATCACCTCACTTTTACCTTCCTCCAATATCCAGAAATTTCAGATAGTAGCGGAAGGCGATGGAGGCTGCTCTTGTGGGTGTTGGCGTGGGGGTGATGAAGCCGCTCCTGGAGAAGCTCTTCAAGCTGTCGGAGGAAGAGTACGCCCGGCTCAAAGTCAAAGGCTTGGCTCGTCAGGTCGAAGCCACGAGAGATGAGATGTGCAGCATGACGGCCGCGCTAGAGGCGCTTGAGGATGCCGAGCAGCTGGACCCTGAGATGATACCTTGGAGGGACGACGTCCGCGAGCTGTCCTACGACATGGAAGATTGCATTGATGACTTCACGGCTCGTCTTGACCACGAGGGCGGTGGGCATACAGGCCTCAAGGGGTTCTTTGACAAGCTAAAGAAGCTCAAACCAAGCCATGAGATCGCTGTCGAGTTCGAAAAGCTCAAGGCCCGGGCTATCGAGGCAAGCAAGAGGCACAAGAGGTACAAAAATGACTTCCCAATACCCAACTCTATCACCTCTGAAATTGATCCCAGGCTGCATGCACTTTATGTGGATGTTGCTAAGATTGTGGGCATGGACGATCCTAAGAAGCATATCATTGAGCGGCTCAAGAATGAAGATTTTTCTACCCCGCTTCAAGTGGTGTCGATTGTTGGTACAGGTGGTCTTGGTAAGACTACCCTAGCAaaacctttcaaaaaaaaaaaaacctacCCTAGCAAATGCAGTCTACCAAGCCATTAAAGGTGAATTCTCATGTTCAGCACTTGTGTCGGTTTCTCGAAAGCCTAACATGAAAAATGTTCTAAGAGATATTGCTGAGAGAGTGGGGATCTCTCACAGCACTTCCAATGATGACGAGCGGCGACTTATTGATCGGCTCCGAGACCACCTTCAGAACGAAAAGTAAGCCTCATGTTCTATATTGAAATGTTCTTCCAAAGGAACGCCTTGGCTAGAAAGGGCTTTAATTTGCTAACCTGCAATATTCTGAAGCACATGATTTTCCTAGTAAGTACTATATCTGATTCAGCTAATTAATGACATGATTTAGTAACAGTAAGTAATCAAGTTGGCTGACTAGTAAACTAATGGCGATGTGGCAACTAGTTAAATGGCCAATCCTTGGGAGGGATGGCTATCATTCACGTTGTCATCTTCTATAAGATTTTAAGTGATGGCTAGCCTAGCAAATGTCACTGCATGCGTAAGCAATCTTATATGGCTTCCCTCTCAAATGTATATATGTTTGTTAAAAATCATGTGGCAGGTACCTTATCGTGATCGACGATATCTGGAGCACTGAAGCATGGGAAACCATAAGGGATGCCCTACTGAATAATGATCATGGTAGCAGAATTATCACTACAACACGTAATAGTACAGTTGCATCACATTGTTGTTCTGGAACCGGTTATGTTTACAAAATGAAACCCCTCAGTCCTGCTGACCCCAGAAGCTTGTTTTTGCAAAGAGCATTCGGTTCAGAGGATTTATTCCCCCCGCATCTGGAAAATGTGTCTGGAGGGATATTGCAGAAATGTGAGGGCCTACCACTGGCTATTATTACCATGTCTAGTTTGCTGGCAGATCAAACAGCCGAAGAAGAATGGAACAGGGCACTGGCTGCTATTGGTTCTTCACTTGCAAAGGAATCTCATGCTGAAGCCCTGACAAAGATATTATCTCTGAGTTATTTTGATCTTCCTCACCCTATGAGAACTTGTTTGTTGTACTTCAGTGCATTCCCAGAAGATCATATTATCAAGAAAAGGAATTTGATACATAAATGGATCGCCGAAGGCTTCATCCATGAAGAACCACATCGGAGTGCATACGAAGTAGGGGAGAGTTATTTTTATGGTTTCATCAACAGAAGCTTGATTCAAGCACACGACATAAAGTATGGCCAGGTGGAGACATGCAAAGTTCATGACATTATTCTGGATTTCATCACATGCAAGGCCAGTGAAGAGAATTTCATGACAACATATGGTGATGCCGAGCATAGGAAGAAACACAAGATTCGCAGGCTCTCTGTCATGAGCCGCTATAGCGAAATGGCTGCTGTGCCAGGGGATCTCTCTCATGTTCGATCACTTGCTATGTTTGGGAATTTCGGGCAAAATTCTTTGTTGTCTTTTCCAGCTCTTCGTGTGTTGGACCTGGGAGAATGTCGGGATTTAGAAAACAGCCATCTGACAAATATTGGAAAGTTATTTCTTCTCAAGTACTTGCGTCTTGGATCAGATAAAATAACAGAGCTTCCATGTAAAATTGGAGATCTGCAGTATTTGGAAACTCTGGACATAAAGGGCACCACAATTGCAAAACTACCATCAACTATTACACGGCTTCAAAGATTGACCCGTCTATATGTTGACTACATGAGTCCATCAGAGTCAATGGAAAACTGCGCTAATTTATCTGATGGAATAATTGGACAGTTGCAGAGCTTAGAAGAACTAGAGAATGTTCATGTCTGCCCCTCGCGAATAAAGATGCCTCTGGTAGAGCTCGACAAGTTAACCAATCTAAGGACGTTGAGTGTAAGTATCCTGTATCCGCTTCATTTCTGTCATGCTGATGGAGCTGAAGATGTTGGGAGATTTGTAAGGATTTTAATATCTTCATGCAATCTTCATCATCTACGGATTGATTATATGGCTGAACTTACAATTTGGGGCCTACTGTCCCTGGAATCATGGCGCCCTACTACTCCTTCTGTACTCCTGGAGATCTCCATCACTAATTACCACATCGACAAAGTTCCGAATTGGATGATCTCCCCTGCGAATCTTAGGGCGTTAGACATATCCTTGTACCGTATGGGACCAGAAGATGTCGAGATCCTTGGAGCTATGCCCGCTCTGTTTTTCCTGAAGCTCAAAACTTATTACGGCAGAAATGGAAGGATCAACATCCGTGGGTTCAGAAGTTTGAAATATTTCAGCTTGGATATCTTTCTTTGTGGAACTGCACTGGAGTTCGGAGAGGGATCAATGCCTAAGCTGGACCATTTGGAGCTTAAATTCCCTGTACATGGCGTCAAGTGCGTGAATGGTGCTTCAGATTTTGGCATCCAGCACCTCTCCACCCTGACAAGACTGGATGTCCACATTCATGGCTTAGCTGCCTATCTTATCAAAAAAGTACTCAAGCTTTCAAAAGAAGACGACTTTGTAAATAAGGTTAATAGCCTTATCAAAATTGCAGTGGGGCAACTTCACAATCGTCCCACTTGCACATTTACACGTCCTAGAGGATACACTACAGGTTGTCACCATTTTGAAGAACACGTAAGTTCTCTGGCAGCACTGCTGATGTTGATTACTTTATTTTACCCTTTGAGTACTACTGCTATTGTTATTTCTTTCATCACGCGAATTCTCAACCAATTATTTACTTTAGTTTATTCAGTAATCTCTTGTTGCTCTGTTTTTTGAGATTTGCTTTTGTTTTAATTTACTGTGTTTTGGCAGTTCAAGAAAAAGTATGGAGATCTAGTCAGGAGTAGTCGTCAAAGTGGAGAAAATGTCTTTTTGTCCTATATGGATCGAATAATCAAAGAGATTGATCAAGATGCTATGTCAAGGTGTGTCACGGTTCAGAATGAAGAGATTGACCAAGATGCTACGTCAAGGTGTGTCACGCTTCAGAATGAAGAGATAAATCAAGATGCTCCGTTAAGAAGGTGTGTCACGCTTCAAAAGGAAGAGACTAATCAAGATGCTCCGTTAAGAAGGAGTGTCACGCTTCAAAATGAAGAGATTAATCAAGATGCTCCGTTAAGAAGGTGTCTCACGCTTCAAAATGTTGTGTCATGGTTTACTGTGTGGCTTCGCATCTGGACCGGACCAGCAAACTCCTTCATCAAGTGGTTCTTTCTGCTGGTACTACTACCTCTATTTCTGAGCTATATTTGTTTTTACTGGTTGTAATGTAACTTGTAAGGCACTTTAATCTCGTTCAGTCCATACCAGATGTCACCAAGAGTGCATTTATACAGTTCTCAGTATGACACTGATAGCTTGTTTTAAGCAACGTAAGCAACTCAGATGAAGTCATCGACATAATCTACTGATCTTTTCGAGATGTGTAACTGAAGCTTCTTTTGATAGCCCAGAGATAAAAATCTTTAAAATGGTTATTTGGACCAGCAGAATCAGCATTTTTGGCATGAGGCTCATGTGAACATATCCTTGGATGTGCTTCAGTCATAGACCATCCTGACAGAATGTTACTTTGTGCCCACCTCCAAGCTTTTTGTTTCAGCTATCTCTGTGTATTTGGACTTCTAAGAGGCTTACTGGACAGTCAGGTATCACTTCTGGGAAGTTCGTTTTCGCCGGTTGATCGGTACTACCGAGAAAAATCTTTGATATTTCTGGGCTAGATGCTCTTTCATGTAAAAGGCCACATTTCTGTTTTTCTTATATATATTATATAGACCCCCACACACCCTGAGTGGGTGAGCACTTCATGGACGTTTTGAAGCTGATTTTTCAGAGAGTTTGAGGACCAACCTCCTTCCCTCTTGAATCTCTTCTTTCTGCTCAACCTCTGTAGCTCTATCATTTGATTCTAGGTGGAAGATAGATGATATAGGTTTTTGTGAGAGTTGATTGAAGACCTTTTGAGGAGTTCGTCCAAGTGATATTGTTTTGCTTGTTACACTTGGAGGCAGTGGCGGACTTTGACAAGCAACCAAGACTCCAAGAGGGGGCGCAATttcaaactaaaagcaaaaaatatGCATGGAAACAAGAGCTACTCACAACATAAACTGAAACAAAATATGCATCTTACAcatatcttgtactccctccgttccgaattacttgtcgctcaaatggatgtatctagcactaaaatagtgttagatacatccatttgagcgacaagtaattcagaacggaggaagtactacacACTTTCTTCGCCTCTCTTTCTTTTGGAAAAGGATTGCGTCATTGTTACTACTACCTGAAACGAAAATTCGAAAATCGTTGTTACTTCTTCTCCGAATCAGTACATGGCTGGCTGCCCAATACTGTGACCGCCTGACTGATTTACGGCAATGATAAATTccgaacgttcggattttaagcatggcaacccGAACGTTTTTTATGGCAACTTTAATTCACGTGAGGTTGGTAAACATTGCAATTTTCTGACAAAAAAAACGAACTGGAACAAAGTTGCCATGTCTTAACAACTAAAATTGCCACCTCGcgtcaactaaagttgccatgtaaaAACGTTTGGGATGAAatgcttaaaatccaaacgttCGGATTTTATCGGGTCCCTGATTTAACATCTGAATCTAGTGTCTTTAACTGACACTGTACATGACAATCGAAATTGGCAATCTGAATCAAATTAACATGGCAATGAAAATCTACCTTGCTTGCTCCTTCGGCGCCTCCTCCTTTGGTTGTATCGGTCGAGAAGAGAAAGGGGCAGCAGCAAGCAAAGCGAAAAGAGATGGGGCGGCAGCAGGCAGCAGGCAGCGGCGGTGGCGTCCAGATTGGATGCAGCAGCGAGCAGCCggcaggcgggcggcggcggttggtAGACGGTGCGCGGCGGGCGGCGGTGGATGCCTCGATGTATCGAGAGAGAAGGGAAATTGGGAAGCCTGAGAACTAATCGCCATGGAGGGGAGGCAGTAGCGCATGGAGGCGAGTGGGGACTGAGGAGAACCAGAGTCTGTCGACTCGGGAGAGACGAAGGGGGAAGACGGCCGCCAGCGGGCGTCATATTTTTTTTTCCAGGAATTTCCCGACGCCCCAGTTTGTGCCGGCCCACGGGCATCTAGGCTGACGCGGTTTCTTCTCTTCTTCTGCttcgtttcttttcttttattactTTTCTTTTTATTAGTTATGTTTCTATTTCCTTTCATTTTTTTACTTTTGCTTTCTTTTTATTTGTTCCTTTTTTCTATTTTCCTTTTCTGTGTTATAAAAAAAATCACTGTGTAatacaaaaatgttcatcgtatgTTAAGAAAAAGATCACGGTATATTACAAACAaaagttcatggtgcattataaaaatgttcatcatatattaagaAAATTTTCAAGGAATACCACAAATGTTCATTGTGTACTTGAAATTATCTCAGAGTATATTAcataaatgttcaatgtgtatttgaaaTTGTCAACATATAAAACAATGATAaatgtgtatttgaaaaaaatcagaGTATATATTAATATTCTAAGAAATGTTAGAAATAAAAACCGAGAAAAAATAGGTTGCCAAAGTGATGGTTCTATGCATTTTGCGTTTACCCTTAGTCAAACTGTGGGCTGGCCCAATTGCATCACCCCCATAGGAAGCCACTGTTGGACGCAAGCGGCCGTTGTAGAAGAGCTCTCCAAAATCATTAGTTTAGAGGTACTCCTTGCAAATTTATGTTTCTCGTGGAAGCACAAATTTGCTTTCGAATCTATGCTTCCATGAAAAGCAAATctgtgcttctcgtggaagcatCATTTTTTTTTCCTGGGAAACACAACTCGCACAACTGTGCTTCTCGCATAAGCAAATTTATGCTTCTCGTGAAAGCACACATATTTTTTTCCAAGAAGCATGACCGTGTTTAACAAAAATAAATCTCCAAACCTGGAAAAATCTCAGGTGAAAACCAAAAAGCCAAAAACCTAGAAAAACCTCATCTAAAACCAGAAAATGCATATAAAAAGGTAAAATTCAGAGGGAGCACCTACCACGCGACATGTAGCAGCGGCTGGACGCACCACTGATGTAGGAAGCTCTAGCCTCCGGCACTTCCTAAATGACCCAGTCCAGCGTGGGAGGAGCGCTTCCTAAACATTTCTTTATTTTATTGCTTCTAtttatatttt encodes:
- the LOC119349093 gene encoding disease resistance protein RGA5-like, with protein sequence MEAALVGVGVGVMKPLLEKLFKLSEEEYARLKVKGLARQVEATRDEMCSMTAALEALEDAEQLDPEMIPWRDDVRELSYDMEDCIDDFTARLDHEGGGHTGLKGFFDKLKKLKPSHEIAVEFEKLKARAIEASKRHKRYKNDFPIPNSITSEIDPRLHALYVDVAKIVGMDDPKKHIIERLKNEDFSTPLQVVSIVGTGGLALVSVSRKPNMKNVLRDIAERVGISHSTSNDDERRLIDRLRDHLQNEKYLIVIDDIWSTEAWETIRDALLNNDHGSRIITTTRNSTVASHCCSGTGYVYKMKPLSPADPRSLFLQRAFGSEDLFPPHLENVSGGILQKCEGLPLAIITMSSLLADQTAEEEWNRALAAIGSSLAKESHAEALTKILSLSYFDLPHPMRTCLLYFSAFPEDHIIKKRNLIHKWIAEGFIHEEPHRSAYEVGESYFYGFINRSLIQAHDIKYGQVETCKVHDIILDFITCKASEENFMTTYGDAEHRKKHKIRRLSVMSRYSEMAAVPGDLSHVRSLAMFGNFGQNSLLSFPALRVLDLGECRDLENSHLTNIGKLFLLKYLRLGSDKITELPCKIGDLQYLETLDIKGTTIAKLPSTITRLQRLTRLYVDYMSPSESMENCANLSDGIIGQLQSLEELENVHVCPSRIKMPLVELDKLTNLRTLSVSILYPLHFCHADGAEDVGRFVRILISSCNLHHLRIDYMAELTIWGLLSLESWRPTTPSVLLEISITNYHIDKVPNWMISPANLRALDISLYRMGPEDVEILGAMPALFFLKLKTYYGRNGRINIRGFRSLKYFSLDIFLCGTALEFGEGSMPKLDHLELKFPVHGVKCVNGASDFGIQHLSTLTRLDVHIHGLAAYLIKKVLKLSKEDDFVNKVNSLIKIAVGQLHNRPTCTFTRPRGYTTGCHHFEEHFKKKYGDLVRSSRQSGENVFLSYMDRIIKEIDQDAMSRCVTVQNEEIDQDATSRCVTLQNEEINQDAPLRRCVTLQKEETNQDAPLRRSVTLQNEEINQDAPLRRCLTLQNVVSWFTVWLRIWTGPANSFIKWFFLLVLLPLFLSYICFYWL